One segment of Ricinus communis isolate WT05 ecotype wild-type chromosome 8, ASM1957865v1, whole genome shotgun sequence DNA contains the following:
- the LOC8270889 gene encoding F-box protein At3g54460 isoform X4 — protein MEEDPYPNHKLCGYLCTVLSLPSPQQPGPSLSFLSPFHVFTDGSEIVFKSEHGVVLFPFTNQKTHSSSSSSSLSSPLQNEVNGEITSRRKFKRGIGMVNGSLSVVNQIHALVVNKCIKIIARVLKVEEDYSNSNNKDARAVVVLVDVYLPIELWTGWQFTKCGSTAAALFRHLSYDWGKRSLLLVDGGEYCKDDGGSMSIWNLSDCHVIGCQLHCSVPDSTKKRRFELNEIFKGLPSVTNREKLYSSRVKPDDDTYESGIWDLTDDILINILSVLGPMDLIRVAATCQHLRTLAVSVMPSMKLKLFPHQEAAVEWMLQRERSTHFLPHPLYMSFSTEDGFRFYINTVSGEVVTEVAPSVRDFRGGMFCDEPGLGKTITALSLVLKTQGTIADPPDGVQITWCVYNNDQRCGYYELSGDDFSDTLLGKRAMWQSARRGKLLTPVDGGSYSSPKRARLKDSGEQVVQFNESCPGKEMKSLSVPCSEPVKRVVRCTRSLSRIKKNLLHVYEGELGFGSKKKVGENSIKRKCDFNAPTDASWNQSREVTPDSSVYNETWVQCDACRKWRRLTDVVPDATVAWFCSMNADPAHKRCKDPEEAWDSCESITYLPGFFPKGTSGGKEQNVSFFISVLKEHYSMINSKTKKALTWLATLSSEKLSQMETIGLTSPVLGTCGVHVFNKIFQAFGLTRRVDKGVTRWCYPQTLENLAFDVDALRIALCNPLNSVRLYLSRATLIVVPANLVDHWKTQIQKHIKPDQLRVCIWTDYKKPSAHSLAWDYDVVITTFNRLSAEWRSSKKSPLMQVHWLRVMLDEGHTLGSSLNLTNKLQMAISLTASNRWLLTGTPTPDTPNSQLSHLQPMLKFLHEEVYGQNQKSWEAGILRPFEAKMEEGRSRLLQLLHRCLISARKRDLKTIPPCIKKVTLLNFTEEHAKSYNELVVTVRRNILMADWNDPSHVESLLNPKQWKFRSASIRNVRLSCCVAGHIKVTDAGEDIQETMDDLAEKGLDPISEEYALIKYYLQYGGNCLRCQEWCRLPVVTPCRHLLCLDCVGLDSEKCTLPGCGYLYEMQTPDSLTRPENPNPKWPVPKDLIELQPSYKQAG, from the exons aTGGAAGAAGATCCCTATCCAAATCACAAGCTGTGCGGTTATCTCTGTACtgttctctctcttccttCACCACAGCAACCCGGTCCCTCTCtctcctttctctctccctTCCACGTCTTCACCGATGGTTCCGAAATTGTATTCAAATCCGAACACGGCGTTGTTCTTTTTCCCTTCACTAACCAAAAGACGCATTCTTCTTCCAGCTCATCATCGTTGTCATCGCCATTGCAGAATGAGGTCAACGGCGAGATTACGTCGAGAAGGAAGTTTAAAAGAGGGATTGGAATGGTGAATGGTAGCTTAAGCGTGGTAAATCAAATTCACGCGTTGGTAGTcaataaatgtataaaaattatcgCGCGTGTTTTGAAAGTTGAAGAAGATTAtagtaatagtaataataaggATGCGAGAGCTGTTGTGGTACTTGTGGATGTGTATTTGCCTATTGAATTGTGGACTGGTTGGCAGTTCACTAAATGTGGATCCACTGCTGCAGCTCTCTTTAGGCACttgag TTATGATTGGGGGAAGAGAAGCTTATTGCTTGTTGATGGTGGGGAATATTGTAAAGATGATGGAGGGAGTATGAGCATCTGGAATCTCTCTGATTGTCATGTTATTGGATGCCAATTGCATTGCAGCGTCCCTGATTCTACCAAGAAGCGCCGTTTTGAActtaatgaaatttttaagGGCTTGCCTAGTGTGACAAATAGGGAGAAGTTATATTCTTCGAGGGTGAAACCAGATGATGACACCTATGAATCTGGTATTTGGGATCTGACagatgatattttaataaatattctatcTGTTCTTGGTCCTATGGACCTTATTAGAGTTGCAGCGACATGTCAACATTTGAGAACCTTGGCTGTATCAGTAATGCCATCTATGAAACTTAAATTATTTCCTCATCAGGAGGCAGCAGTTGAATGGATGTTACAGCGTGAAAGGAGTACTCATTTTTTGCCACATCCTCTTTACATGAGCTTTTCAACAGAAGATGGATTCAGATTCTATATAAATACTGTTTCTGGTGAAGTTGTTACTGAGGTAGCTCCTAGTGTGAGAGATTTCCGTGGGGGAATGTTCTGTGATGAACCCGGTTTGGGAAAGACTATAACTGCGCTTTCACTTGTTTTGAAGACACAAGGAACTATTGCTGACCCACCAGATGGTGTTCAAATAACGTGGTGTGTGTATAATAATGATCAGCGATGTGGATATTATGAGCTTAGTGGTGATGACTTCAGTGATACACTTTTGGGGAAAAGAGCTATGTGGCAGAGTGCTCGTAGGGGAAAATTATTGACTCCAGTGGATGGTGGGAGTTATTCTTCACCTAAAAGAGCAAGATTGAAGGATTCAGGTGAGCAGGTTGTTCAGTTCAATGAGTCTTGTCCAGgtaaagaaatgaaatcacTATCGGTTCCATGCTCAGAGCCAGTTAAACGTGTAGTGCGATGTACAAGGAGCTTGAGTCGTATCAAGAAAAATCTTCTCCATGTATATGAAGGAGAACTTGGCTTTGGCAGCAAAAAGAAGGTTGGAGAAAATTCAATCAAGAGGAAGTGTGATTTTAATGCCCCAACGGACGCTTCTTGGAATCAGTCTAGAGAGGTCACTCCAGATTCTTCAGTATATAATGAAACTTGGGTTCAATGTGATGCCTGTCGAAAGTGGAGGAGGCTTACTGATGTTGTACCTGATGCTACTGTTGCATGGTTTTGTAGCATGAATGCTGACCCAGCACATAAGAGATGCAAAGATCCAGAAGAAGCTTGGGATAGTTGTGAATCTATAACATACCTACCAGGATTTTTCCCCAAAGGAACATCTGGGGGAAAGGAGCAaaatgtttcattttttatcaGTGTGCTTAAGGAACACTATTCCATGATAAACTCTAAAACAAAGAAGGCCTTAACTTGGCTAGCTACACTTTCTTCAGAAAAACTTTCTCAAATGGAAACAATTGGTTTGACAAGTCCTGTCTTAGGCACCTGTGGCGTGCATGTGtttaataagatatttcaAGCATTTGGTCTTACAAGGAGAGTAGACAAGGGTGTGACGAGGTGGTGCTATCCACAGACTCTTGAAAACTTGGCATTTGATGTGGATGCTCTTAGAATTGCTCTCTGCAATCCATTAAATTCTGTCAGACTATATTTGTCAAGAGCAACTTTAATTGTTGTTCCTGCAAATCTGGTTGACCATTGGAAAACACAAATTCAAAAGCACATCAAACCTGATCAGTTACGCGTCTGCATCTGGACTGATTATAAAAAGCCTTCTGCTCACAGTCTGGCATGGGATTATGATGTTGTTATAACTACTTTTAATCGTCTAAGTGCAGAATGGCGCTCCAGTAAAAAAAGCCCTCTGATGCAAGTGCATTGGCTTAGAGTCATGTTAGATGAGGGGCACACTCTTGGTTCTAGTCTTAACTTGACAAATAAATTGCAAATGGCTATTTCATTGACAGCTTCAAATCGCTGGTTACTAACAGGAACCCCAACGCCTGATACACCCAACAGTCAGCTGTCACACCTTCAGCCAATGCTTAAGTTCCTACATGAAGAAGTTTATGGACAGAATCAAAAGTCCTGGGAAGCTGGCATTCTTAGACCATTTGAAGCAAAGATGGAAGAAGGTCGCTCTCGTTTGTTGCAGTTGCTACATAGGTGCCTGATTAGTGCTAGAAAGAGAGATTTGAAAACTATTCCTCCATGTATCAAAAAGGTGACATTGCTCAATTTCACTGAGGAGCATGCTAAAAGTTATAATGAATTGGTAGTTACTGTAAGGAGGAATATACTTATGGCTGACTGGAATGATccttctcatgttgaaagttTACTTAACCCAAAGCAGTGGAAGTTTCGCAGTGCTTCAATTAGAAATGTCAGGCTATCTTGCTGCGTTGCGGGGCATATTAAAGTGACGGATGCAGGTGAAGATATTCAGGAAACAATGGATGATTTAGCTGAGAAGGGTCTGGATCCAATTTCTGAGGAGTATGCTTTGATTAAGTATTATCTACAGTACGGCGGTAACTGTCTAAG ATGCCAGGAATGGTGCCGTCTTCCTGTTGTCACGCCATGTAGGCATCTTTTATGCCTTGATTGTGTTGGTCTAGACAGTGAGAAGTGTACTTTGCCTGGCTGTGGTTACTTATATGAGATGCAAACTCCTGACAGTCTAACCCGGCCAGAAAATCCTAACCCGAAGTGGCCTGTCCCCAAAGATCTTATTGAGTTACAACCTTCATATAAACAGGCAG GATGA
- the LOC8270889 gene encoding F-box protein At3g54460 isoform X3 translates to MSIWNLSDCHVIGCQLHCSVPDSTKKRRFELNEIFKGLPSVTNREKLYSSRVKPDDDTYESGIWDLTDDILINILSVLGPMDLIRVAATCQHLRTLAVSVMPSMKLKLFPHQEAAVEWMLQRERSTHFLPHPLYMSFSTEDGFRFYINTVSGEVVTEVAPSVRDFRGGMFCDEPGLGKTITALSLVLKTQGTIADPPDGVQITWCVYNNDQRCGYYELSGDDFSDTLLGKRAMWQSARRGKLLTPVDGGSYSSPKRARLKDSGEQVVQFNESCPGKEMKSLSVPCSEPVKRVVRCTRSLSRIKKNLLHVYEGELGFGSKKKVGENSIKRKCDFNAPTDASWNQSREVTPDSSVYNETWVQCDACRKWRRLTDVVPDATVAWFCSMNADPAHKRCKDPEEAWDSCESITYLPGFFPKGTSGGKEQNVSFFISVLKEHYSMINSKTKKALTWLATLSSEKLSQMETIGLTSPVLGTCGVHVFNKIFQAFGLTRRVDKGVTRWCYPQTLENLAFDVDALRIALCNPLNSVRLYLSRATLIVVPANLVDHWKTQIQKHIKPDQLRVCIWTDYKKPSAHSLAWDYDVVITTFNRLSAEWRSSKKSPLMQVHWLRVMLDEGHTLGSSLNLTNKLQMAISLTASNRWLLTGTPTPDTPNSQLSHLQPMLKFLHEEVYGQNQKSWEAGILRPFEAKMEEGRSRLLQLLHRCLISARKRDLKTIPPCIKKVTLLNFTEEHAKSYNELVVTVRRNILMADWNDPSHVESLLNPKQWKFRSASIRNVRLSCCVAGHIKVTDAGEDIQETMDDLAEKGLDPISEEYALIKYYLQYGGNCLRCQEWCRLPVVTPCRHLLCLDCVGLDSEKCTLPGCGYLYEMQTPDSLTRPENPNPKWPVPKDLIELQPSYKQDDWDPDWQSTSSSKVSYLVQRMKVLLEANSESGHYDKETDAKNIKEHLYPSQIGESNALLQDCSRQSSESYKKAPEKVLIFSQFLEHIHVIEQQLTFAGIKFAGLYSPMHSSNKMKSLATFQHDATCLALLMDGSAALGLDLSFVTHVFLMEPIWDRSMEEQVISRAHRMGATRPVQVETLAMRGTIEEQMLEFLQDADECRKLLKEEFRKPDHEGARPRRSLHDFAERNYLARLSFVHKNPRA, encoded by the exons ATGAGCATCTGGAATCTCTCTGATTGTCATGTTATTGGATGCCAATTGCATTGCAGCGTCCCTGATTCTACCAAGAAGCGCCGTTTTGAActtaatgaaatttttaagGGCTTGCCTAGTGTGACAAATAGGGAGAAGTTATATTCTTCGAGGGTGAAACCAGATGATGACACCTATGAATCTGGTATTTGGGATCTGACagatgatattttaataaatattctatcTGTTCTTGGTCCTATGGACCTTATTAGAGTTGCAGCGACATGTCAACATTTGAGAACCTTGGCTGTATCAGTAATGCCATCTATGAAACTTAAATTATTTCCTCATCAGGAGGCAGCAGTTGAATGGATGTTACAGCGTGAAAGGAGTACTCATTTTTTGCCACATCCTCTTTACATGAGCTTTTCAACAGAAGATGGATTCAGATTCTATATAAATACTGTTTCTGGTGAAGTTGTTACTGAGGTAGCTCCTAGTGTGAGAGATTTCCGTGGGGGAATGTTCTGTGATGAACCCGGTTTGGGAAAGACTATAACTGCGCTTTCACTTGTTTTGAAGACACAAGGAACTATTGCTGACCCACCAGATGGTGTTCAAATAACGTGGTGTGTGTATAATAATGATCAGCGATGTGGATATTATGAGCTTAGTGGTGATGACTTCAGTGATACACTTTTGGGGAAAAGAGCTATGTGGCAGAGTGCTCGTAGGGGAAAATTATTGACTCCAGTGGATGGTGGGAGTTATTCTTCACCTAAAAGAGCAAGATTGAAGGATTCAGGTGAGCAGGTTGTTCAGTTCAATGAGTCTTGTCCAGgtaaagaaatgaaatcacTATCGGTTCCATGCTCAGAGCCAGTTAAACGTGTAGTGCGATGTACAAGGAGCTTGAGTCGTATCAAGAAAAATCTTCTCCATGTATATGAAGGAGAACTTGGCTTTGGCAGCAAAAAGAAGGTTGGAGAAAATTCAATCAAGAGGAAGTGTGATTTTAATGCCCCAACGGACGCTTCTTGGAATCAGTCTAGAGAGGTCACTCCAGATTCTTCAGTATATAATGAAACTTGGGTTCAATGTGATGCCTGTCGAAAGTGGAGGAGGCTTACTGATGTTGTACCTGATGCTACTGTTGCATGGTTTTGTAGCATGAATGCTGACCCAGCACATAAGAGATGCAAAGATCCAGAAGAAGCTTGGGATAGTTGTGAATCTATAACATACCTACCAGGATTTTTCCCCAAAGGAACATCTGGGGGAAAGGAGCAaaatgtttcattttttatcaGTGTGCTTAAGGAACACTATTCCATGATAAACTCTAAAACAAAGAAGGCCTTAACTTGGCTAGCTACACTTTCTTCAGAAAAACTTTCTCAAATGGAAACAATTGGTTTGACAAGTCCTGTCTTAGGCACCTGTGGCGTGCATGTGtttaataagatatttcaAGCATTTGGTCTTACAAGGAGAGTAGACAAGGGTGTGACGAGGTGGTGCTATCCACAGACTCTTGAAAACTTGGCATTTGATGTGGATGCTCTTAGAATTGCTCTCTGCAATCCATTAAATTCTGTCAGACTATATTTGTCAAGAGCAACTTTAATTGTTGTTCCTGCAAATCTGGTTGACCATTGGAAAACACAAATTCAAAAGCACATCAAACCTGATCAGTTACGCGTCTGCATCTGGACTGATTATAAAAAGCCTTCTGCTCACAGTCTGGCATGGGATTATGATGTTGTTATAACTACTTTTAATCGTCTAAGTGCAGAATGGCGCTCCAGTAAAAAAAGCCCTCTGATGCAAGTGCATTGGCTTAGAGTCATGTTAGATGAGGGGCACACTCTTGGTTCTAGTCTTAACTTGACAAATAAATTGCAAATGGCTATTTCATTGACAGCTTCAAATCGCTGGTTACTAACAGGAACCCCAACGCCTGATACACCCAACAGTCAGCTGTCACACCTTCAGCCAATGCTTAAGTTCCTACATGAAGAAGTTTATGGACAGAATCAAAAGTCCTGGGAAGCTGGCATTCTTAGACCATTTGAAGCAAAGATGGAAGAAGGTCGCTCTCGTTTGTTGCAGTTGCTACATAGGTGCCTGATTAGTGCTAGAAAGAGAGATTTGAAAACTATTCCTCCATGTATCAAAAAGGTGACATTGCTCAATTTCACTGAGGAGCATGCTAAAAGTTATAATGAATTGGTAGTTACTGTAAGGAGGAATATACTTATGGCTGACTGGAATGATccttctcatgttgaaagttTACTTAACCCAAAGCAGTGGAAGTTTCGCAGTGCTTCAATTAGAAATGTCAGGCTATCTTGCTGCGTTGCGGGGCATATTAAAGTGACGGATGCAGGTGAAGATATTCAGGAAACAATGGATGATTTAGCTGAGAAGGGTCTGGATCCAATTTCTGAGGAGTATGCTTTGATTAAGTATTATCTACAGTACGGCGGTAACTGTCTAAG ATGCCAGGAATGGTGCCGTCTTCCTGTTGTCACGCCATGTAGGCATCTTTTATGCCTTGATTGTGTTGGTCTAGACAGTGAGAAGTGTACTTTGCCTGGCTGTGGTTACTTATATGAGATGCAAACTCCTGACAGTCTAACCCGGCCAGAAAATCCTAACCCGAAGTGGCCTGTCCCCAAAGATCTTATTGAGTTACAACCTTCATATAAACAG GATGATTGGGATCCTGATTGGCAATCAACATCGAGCAGTAAAGTTTCGTACCTTGTACAAAGGATGAAAGTGTTGCTGGAGGCTAATAGTGAGAGCGGTCACTATGACAAGGAAACTGATGCCAAGAACATCAAGGAGCACCTTTATCCCTCTCAGATTGGTGAGTCGAATGCACTGTTGCAGGATTGCTCTAGACAGAGTTCTGAATCTTACAAGAAAGCACCAGAAAAAGTTCTGATATTTTCTCAGTTTCTTGAGCATATACATGTGATTGAACAGCAG TTAACATTTGCTGGGATCAAATTTGCTGGACTCTATAGTCCAATGCACTCTAGCAACAAG atgaaGTCTCTGGCCACATTCCAGCATGATGCAACTTGTTTGGCTCTTTTAATGGATGGAAGTGCTGCATTGGGTCTTGATTTGAGCTTTGTAACACACGTATTCTTGATGGAGCCAATCTGGGACAGAAG CATGGAGGAACAAGTTATCAGCCGCGCTCATCGGATGGGTGCCACTCGGCCCGTTCAAGTGGAGACTTTAGCAATGCGTGGTACAATCGAAGAGCAAATGTTGGAATTCTTACAG GACGCTGATGAATGtagaaaattattgaaagaagaATTCAGAAAACCTGACCATGAAGGTGCAAGGCCTCGGCGTTCGTTGCATGATTTTGCTGAGCGCAATTATTTGGCTCGGCTTAGCTTTGTTCACAAGAATCCTAGAGCATAA